AGCGGCCCGGCCGACCATCGTGCGCAACGCCTTCCGGGCGCTGACCGAGGACGCCATCCCCACCAAGCTGATCGTCTTCTCCGACGACATGGACGGCCTGAGGAAGATCCCGGACAACGTGCCGAACCGGGCGATGCTGGAAGAGGACCGCGACAAGCCGGTCTCGAAGGTCCGCGACCCCTTCGGCGAGCACGAGAGCTTCGCCCACCACAACAACGCCCGCCTGCGCGCCTTCCTCGACGGCTTCGGCTTCGACTACGAGTTCATGTCCTCGACCGACTGCTACACGAGCGGACGGTTCGACGAGGTGCTGCTGCGGGTCCTGGAGCGGTTCGAGAAGATCCAGGCGATCATGCTGCCGACCCTGGGGGAGGAGCGCAGAGCCACCTACTCCCCGTTCCTGCCGATCAGCCCCAGGACCGGAAAGGTGCTGCAGGTCCCGACCCTGGAGCGGAACCTCGAGGCGGGGACCATCGTCTTCGCCGACGAGGACGGAACGCGGACCGAGGTCCCCGTCACGGGCGGCCATGTGAAGCTGCAGTGGCGCCCCGACTGGGCCGCCCGCTGGACCGCGCTGGAGGTCGATTTCGAGGCCTCGGGCAAGGACCTGGTGGACAGCGTCCGCGTCTCGAACCGGGTCTGCCAGGCGCTGGGCGGCACGCCGCCCGAGGCGTTCCACTTCGAGCTCTTCATGGACGAGAACAACCAGAAGATCTCCAAGTCCAAGGGCAACGGCCTGACCATGGAGGAGTGGCTGCGCTACGGCACGCCCGAGAGCCTGGCCTACTACATGTACCAGTCGCCGAAGTCGGCGAAGCGGCTCTACTTCGACGTGATCCCCAAGGCGACGGACGAGTACCTGTCGCACCTGGACGCCTTCAACCGCGACCGGGCCGCCGGCAAGGTCAACCTCGACAGCCCCGCCTGGCACGTGGCGCGGGGAAACCCGCCGCCGACCGGCTCGCCGGTCAGCTTCAGCCTGCTGCTGAACCTCGTCTCGGCGGCCGACGCCTCGACCAAGGAGATCCTCTGGGGCTTCCTCGAGCGCTACCAGCCGGGGGCGAACCCGCAGAGCGAGCCGCTGCTGGACCAGCTCGCGGGCTACGCGCTCAACTACTACGAGGACTTCGTGAAGCCCTCGAAGCGCTTCCGCGCCCCCGACGAGCGGGAGCGGACGGCCATGGAGGACCTGGTGGCGCGCCTGAAGGCCCTGCCTGAAGGGACCGACGCCGAGGCCATCCAGAACGAGGTGTTCGAAGTGGGCAAGGCGGCCGGCTTCGAGCCGCTCCGCCTCTGGTTCGCCGCCCTCTACGAGGTGCTGCTTGGCCAGAGCCAGGGTCCGCGCTTCGGCAGCTTCGTGGCCATCTTCGGCATCGACCGGACGGTGGACCTGATCGAGCGCGCGCTGCGCGGCGAACTCGCCGCCTAGTCGCGTCCGCGGGCTCGCCCCGATCACGTCTCCGAGAGCGGCCCGCGGGCCGCCTCACCCTGGGTCAGGCTCGTTGGGTGATCAACGTTTACGTACCCTTGACGTAAACGGAAAGGTACGCTTACGCTGTCAGCGCAAAACAACAGACCGGAGGAAACCCCATGCCGACGGACCTGCGCCGACCCGCCCGGACCTATACGATCCGGCAGCTGTGCCTCGAGTTCAAATGCACCCCCCGCGCCCTGCGTTTCTATGAGGACAAGGGCCTCCTGACCCCCGCGCGCGACGGGATGAACCGCGTCTATTCCTACCGCGACCGCGCCCGCCTGCAGCTGATCCTGCGCGGCAAGCGCGTGGGCCTCTCGCTGGCCGAGATCGGCGAGATCCTCGACCTCTACGAAGCCGACGAGTCCGGCGCCCAGCAGGCGGCCAAGAGCCTGCGCAAGTTCAACGAGCGCATCGTCGCCCTCGAGCAGCAGAAGAAGGACATCGACGCGGCCATCGCCCAGCTCCAGAAGGGCATCGCCGACGCCGAGAAGCGCCTGGCCGCGACCCGGCCCGACCTGCTGCCGCGCGCGGCCGACTATGACCAGACCATGCGCCGCCAGCTGGACGGCGCGGCGTAAGAGACACGCCTGCGAGGCGGGACGGCGTCCCGCCTCGTCTCCTTCCGGCTCCCCCGTTCCGGCCGCCACTTCGGCATTGCCCGCGGCCCCCCGCCTGAGCGACATAGGGCCAGCCCAGAGGCCCGGCGCACGCCGCGCCCCGCTCACCTGCCCGACGCTTCACATTCGGAGCCCCCATGACCTACCAGGCCCCCGTGCGGGACTACGTCTTCCTGCTGCGCGACGTGCTGCAGCTCGACCGCCACGCCAACCTGCCCGCCTTCGCCGACGCCTCGATGGACACCGTCGAGGCCATCCTGGAGGAGGCCGGCAAGTTCACCTCCGAGGTGCTCGCACCGCTGAACCCGGTGGGCGACAAGGAAGGCTGCACGTGGAGCCCGGACTTCACCGTCCGGACCCCCACCGGCTTCAAGGAGGCCTACGCCCAGCTGGTCGAGGCCGGGTGGCCGGCGCTGGGCGCCGACCCCGCCTTCGGCGGCCAGGGCCTGCCGCACGTGGTCAACGTGGCGTTCTCCGAGATGAGCTCCTCGGCGAACATGGCCTTCTCGATGTACCCGGGCCTGACCCACGGCGCCTATTCGGCGATCCACGTCGGCGGCTCGCCCGAGCAGAAGGCGCTGTACCTGCCGAAGCTCGCCTCGGGCCATTGGGCCGGGACCATGAACCTGACCGAGCCGCACTGCGGCACCGACCTTGGCCTGCTGCGCACCAAGGCCGTCCCGCAAGCGGACGGGACCTACAAGATCACGGGCCAGAAGATCTGGATTTCGGGCGGCGAGCAGGACCTGACGCCGAACATCGTCCACCTGGTGCTGGCGCGGATCGAGGGGGCGCCGGCCGGCGTGCGGGGCATCAGCCTGTTCATCGTGCCGAAGTTCATCCCTGACGCGAACGGCGAGCCGGGCGAGCGCAACTCGGTCAAGTGCCTGGGCCTGGAAGAGAAGATGGGCATCCACGGCAACGCCACCTGCGTGATCAGCCACGAGGAGGCCACAGGCTGGCTCGTCGGCGAGGAGAACCAGGGCCTGAAGCTGATGTTCGTGATGATGAACGAGGCGCGGCTGGGCGTCGGCCTGCAGGGGATCGCCCAGGCCGAGGCCGCCTACCAGGCCGCCGCCGAGTTCGCCAAGGAGCGCCTGCAGGGCCGCTCGCTCACGGGCCCCAAGAACCCCGACGGCCCGGCCGATCCGATCATCGTCCACCCCGACGTGCGGCGGATGCTGCTGGACAGCCGCGCCCTCATCGAGGGCGGCCGCGCCTTCATGGCCTGGACTGCCCTCCACGGCGACCTGGCCCACGCCAGCGAGGACGAAGCGGTGCGCCAGAAGGGCCGCGACTACATGGCCCTGATGACGCCGGTGGTGAAGGCGTTCCTCACCGACCGCGGCTTCAAGGTCTGCTCCGACGCCATGCAGGTGCATGGCGGCTCTGGCTTCACCGAGCACTTCCCGGCCAGCCAGTACCTGCGCGACGTGCGCATCGCCCTGATCTACGAGGGCACCAACGGCGTGCAGGCCCTGGACCTGGTGGGCCGCAAGCTCGCCGCCGACGGCGGCCGGGCGGTGATGAGCTTCTTCGCCGAGCTGGACGCCTTCGTCGCCGAGAACGAAGGCGATCCGGGCCTGAAGCCGTTCGTGGAGGGCCTGGCCCGCGCCAAGGGCGAGCTGCAGGAGGCCACCATGTGGCTGATGCAGAACGGCCTGGCCAATCCCGACAACGCCGGCGCGGCGTCCACCGACTACCTGCAGCTCTTCGGCCTGACCGCGCTGGCCTACATGTGGGCGATGATGGCCAAGGCCGCCCAGGCGAAGATCGCCGAGGGCGACAAGGACCCGCTCTACGAGCGCAAGCTCACGGTCGGCCGCTATTACGTCGAGCGGATCCTGCCGGAAACCGGCGGCCATCTTGCCAAGCTGAAGACGGGCGCCGATCTGATGATGAAGCTTCCGGCGGAAGCGTTCTGACATCAGGGGGAGCAGGGATGGCCGTCTACCGCGCGAGGATCGACTGGACGCTGGAGGAGG
The Phenylobacterium zucineum HLK1 genome window above contains:
- a CDS encoding lysine--tRNA ligase, giving the protein MLQGLSHQARDAKSWPFEQARILLDRILRLRLTDAERDLASTLFAQGKFLEAVATLPALARPVVFQCGFGASGLPHMGTFGEAARPTIVRNAFRALTEDAIPTKLIVFSDDMDGLRKIPDNVPNRAMLEEDRDKPVSKVRDPFGEHESFAHHNNARLRAFLDGFGFDYEFMSSTDCYTSGRFDEVLLRVLERFEKIQAIMLPTLGEERRATYSPFLPISPRTGKVLQVPTLERNLEAGTIVFADEDGTRTEVPVTGGHVKLQWRPDWAARWTALEVDFEASGKDLVDSVRVSNRVCQALGGTPPEAFHFELFMDENNQKISKSKGNGLTMEEWLRYGTPESLAYYMYQSPKSAKRLYFDVIPKATDEYLSHLDAFNRDRAAGKVNLDSPAWHVARGNPPPTGSPVSFSLLLNLVSAADASTKEILWGFLERYQPGANPQSEPLLDQLAGYALNYYEDFVKPSKRFRAPDERERTAMEDLVARLKALPEGTDAEAIQNEVFEVGKAAGFEPLRLWFAALYEVLLGQSQGPRFGSFVAIFGIDRTVDLIERALRGELAA
- a CDS encoding MerR family transcriptional regulator, which codes for MPTDLRRPARTYTIRQLCLEFKCTPRALRFYEDKGLLTPARDGMNRVYSYRDRARLQLILRGKRVGLSLAEIGEILDLYEADESGAQQAAKSLRKFNERIVALEQQKKDIDAAIAQLQKGIADAEKRLAATRPDLLPRAADYDQTMRRQLDGAA
- a CDS encoding acyl-CoA dehydrogenase C-terminal domain-containing protein, with translation MTYQAPVRDYVFLLRDVLQLDRHANLPAFADASMDTVEAILEEAGKFTSEVLAPLNPVGDKEGCTWSPDFTVRTPTGFKEAYAQLVEAGWPALGADPAFGGQGLPHVVNVAFSEMSSSANMAFSMYPGLTHGAYSAIHVGGSPEQKALYLPKLASGHWAGTMNLTEPHCGTDLGLLRTKAVPQADGTYKITGQKIWISGGEQDLTPNIVHLVLARIEGAPAGVRGISLFIVPKFIPDANGEPGERNSVKCLGLEEKMGIHGNATCVISHEEATGWLVGEENQGLKLMFVMMNEARLGVGLQGIAQAEAAYQAAAEFAKERLQGRSLTGPKNPDGPADPIIVHPDVRRMLLDSRALIEGGRAFMAWTALHGDLAHASEDEAVRQKGRDYMALMTPVVKAFLTDRGFKVCSDAMQVHGGSGFTEHFPASQYLRDVRIALIYEGTNGVQALDLVGRKLAADGGRAVMSFFAELDAFVAENEGDPGLKPFVEGLARAKGELQEATMWLMQNGLANPDNAGAASTDYLQLFGLTALAYMWAMMAKAAQAKIAEGDKDPLYERKLTVGRYYVERILPETGGHLAKLKTGADLMMKLPAEAF